In Ctenopharyngodon idella isolate HZGC_01 chromosome 20, HZGC01, whole genome shotgun sequence, the following proteins share a genomic window:
- the vash2 gene encoding tubulinyl-Tyr carboxypeptidase 2, whose protein sequence is MTGPSATSSGGGGSTAKISRHGRSKSTSTYCHTTGPAAETSSSTAANNTGRSSGEEDEKDGGVPFFVNRTGFPIDGVTWERMWAHVTKVHPDGQEMVDRIRNATHLPKHPVPSVPNFKPSMSVPDWLHAVQNYMRNLQYNHTGTQFFEIKKTRPLSGLMETAREMIRESLPIKCLEAVILGIYLTNGLTSVERFPISFKTQFSGHHFHHVVLGVYCNGRYGTLGMSRRADLMDRSLSFRTLSELVFDFEDSYRRYQHTMKKIKIGLYVPHNPHVFQPIEWNYLVINACKQGREDMRKELEKHGRDMRMKILKSSSAQSPIKERTRGKSLSPRRRSASSPQRRQHVHRRDKSPAALDRKPAELSTLSDGYQIRI, encoded by the exons ATGACCGGACCAAGCGCCACCAGCAGCGGCGGCGGCGGCTCAACGGCCAAGATCAGCAGACACGGTCGGTCCAAAAGCACCAGTACCTACTGTCACACTACGGGTCCCGCTGCTGAAACCTCCTCGTCCACTGCCGCAAACAACACCGGTAGGTCGTCCGGTGAGGAAGACGAGAAAGACGGCGGGGTCCCGTTTTTCGTGAACAGGACGGGCTTTCCCATAGACGGTGTCACCTGGGAGAGAATGTGGGCGCACGTCACCAAAGTTCATCCTGATGGACAGGAGATGGTGGATAGAATACGAAATGCAACACACCTCCCAAAA CACCCCGTGCCATCAGTTCCAAACTTTAAGCCATCGATGTCTGTGCCTGATTGGCTCCATGCCGTCCAGAACTACATGAGAAACCTGCA ATACAACCACACGGGAACTCAGTTTTTTGAGATTAAGAAAACCAGACCTCTGAGTGG gttGATGGAGACTGCCAGAGAGATGATACGAGAATCACTTCCCATCAAATGCCTTGAAGCAGTTATCCTTGGAAT CTACCTAACCAACGGTCTGACCTCTGTGGAGCGGTTCCCCATCAGCTTTAAGACCCAGTTCTCCGGCCACCACTTCCATCACGTCGTGCTGGGCGTTTACTGTAACGGCCGCTATGGCACCCTGGGTATGAGTCGGCGTGCTGACCTTATGGACAGATCTCTGAGCTTTCGTACTCTCAGCGAGTTGGTGTTCGACTTTGAGGACTCATACCGCCGCTACCAGCACACCATGAAGAAGATCAAAATCGGCCTGTACGTGCCCCACAATCCGCATGTTTTCCAGCCTATTGAGTGGAACTATCTGGTGATCAATGCCTGCAAGCAGGGCCGTGAAGACATGCGCAAAGAGCTGGAGAAGCACGGCCGTGACATGAGGATGAAG ATCCTCAAGTCGTCCAGTGCTCAGTCTCCAATTAAAGAACGAACCCGAGGCAAGTCTTTATCACCACGCCGCCGATCAGCCAGCAGTCCCCAAAGACGCCAACACGTCCACAGAAGAGACAAATC GCCAGCAGCACTGGACAGAAAGCCAGCAGAGCTCAGCACCCTCAGTGATGGCTACCAGATCCGCATCTGA